A genome region from Oryzias latipes chromosome 2, ASM223467v1 includes the following:
- the LOC101166607 gene encoding zinc finger protein 436 — translation MSSLQSLRELISERLAAAAEEIFRLCEGTIVQYEQELCRQRRLLDIAWKPQLQLHSIALPQHWMTEEEDLCNQQRNLSVEQEEPEQIRVELHDPEPPQIKEEPDEPEPEEFFIIQDEGQLDLKQETDTLMEIPTYEEDKNSEADLNNQQSFNVTDGECEEGSQQEVNQDEDSTSTTDEETDTQNRDQRKRRVQSVESSHMSEVLPKHWVIKEEDLCNLQRNFRVEQDDREPPHYEEQEEPEPLHYKEEPEEQEPSEMKEEPEEQEPSEMKEEPEEPFIGQYEELDLKQETDTLMEIPTYEEEEDSELTDCQDEEVNQHEESTSTTDEETDPQNRDQRKRRDRSHVQSADSSHMSESQCDFDVRINPNKSALVKKRKRSPKEERLSSIRSGKNSRITSNPSDYMGTGSDEKCYICKECGKSFCNISLFEIHIRIHAEDKRFPCTECEKSFTRKSNLKTHMRTHTGEKPFTCKECNTSFNQISGLRIHMRTHTREQPFSCEECKKSFNQISNLITHMRTHTGERPFTCKECNKSFNQISNLQKHMRTHTGEKPFSCKECKRSFNQISNLQKHMITHTGEKPFSCEKCKRSFNQISNLQKHMRTHTDEKPFSCEKCNKSFNQISNLKTHMRTHTGEKPFFCKECNKSFNQISNLQKHMSTHKGEKPSKM, via the exons atgtcttcccttcagtctctgagagagttgatcagcgagcgactagctgctgctgctgaagaaatcttcagactctgtgaaggaaccatcgtccagtacgagcaggagctctgtcgtcagcgcagactgctggacATAGCGTGGAAACCACAGCTTCAGCTTCACTCTATAG CCCTCCCCCAGCATTGGATGACAGAAGAGGAAGATCTCTgcaaccagcagaggaacttGAGCGTGGagcaggaggaaccagaacagATTAGAGTGGAACTGCATgatccagaacctccacagatcaaagaggaaccagatgaaccagaaccagaagaaTTCTTCATCATTCAGGATGAAGGTCAGCTggatctgaagcaggagactgataccttgatggagattcctacttatgaGGAGGATaagaacagtgaagcagatctaaacaaccagcagagctttaatgtaactgatgGTGAGTGTGAAGAAGGAAGCCAACAAGAAGTAAACCAAGATGAAGattcaacatcaactacagatgaagagacagacacacaaaacagagatcagaggaagagaagagtcCAAAGTGTGGAGAGCTCTCACATGTCAGAAG TCCTCCCCAAGCATTGGGTGATTAAAGAGGAGGATCTCTGCAACCTGCAAAGGAACTTCAGAGTGGAACAGGATGATCGAGAACCTCCACATTATGAAGagcaggaggaaccagaacctctacATTATAAAGAGGAGCCAGAGGAACAAGAACCTTCAGAGATGAAAGAGGAGCCAGAGGAACAAGAACCTTCAGAGATGAAAGAGGAGCCAGAGGAACCCTTCATCGGTCAGTATGAGgagcttgatctgaagcaggagactgataccttaatggagattcctacttatgaggaagaggaggacagtGAACTAACTGATTGTCAGGATGAAGAAGTAAACCAACAcgaagaatcaacatcaactacagatgaagagacagacccacagaacagagatcagaggaagagaagagacagaagTCATGTCCAAAGTGCGGACAGCTCTCACATGTCAGAAAGTCAGTGTGACTTTGATGTTAGAATAAATCCTAACAAATCAGCCTTGGTTAAGAAACGTAAACGATCTCCAAAAGAAGAGAGACTTTCCTCTATCAGGTCTGGCAAAAACTCCAGAATAACTAGTAATCCGTCTGACTATATGGGAACTGGATCTGATGAAAAATGTTATATCTGCAAAGAATGTGGTAAAAGCTTTTGTAACATATCTCTGTTCGAAATACACATAAGAATCCATGCAGAAGATAAGCGATTTCCTTGTACagaatgtgaaaaaagttttactCGGAAATctaatctcaaaacacacatgagaactcacacaggcgAGAAGCCCTTcacttgtaaagaatgtaatacaagttttaatcaaatatctgGTCTTAGaatacacatgagaactcacacacgAGAACAGCCTTTTTCATgtgaagaatgtaaaaaaagctttaatcaAATATCTAATCTCATAACACACATGAGAACACACACAGGAGAAAGGCCTTTTACTTGTAAAGAATGCAACaaaagttttaatcaaatatctaatctccaaaaacacatgagaactcacacaggagaaaagcccttttcttgtaaagaatgtaaaagaagttttaatcaaatatctaATCTTCAAAAACACATGATAacccacacaggagaaaagcccttttcttgtgaaaaatgtaaaagaagttttaatcaaatatctaATCTCCAAAAACACATGAGAACCCACACAGATGAAAAGCCCTTTTCTtgtgaaaaatgtaataaatcttttaatcaaatatcaaatctcaaaacacacatgagaactcacacaggagaaaagcctttcttttgtaaagaatgtaacaaaagttttaatcaaatatccAATCTCCAAAAACACATGAGCACTCACAAAGGAGAGAAGCCTTCAAAAATGTGA